In the genome of Luteitalea pratensis, the window GCCTGTCGGTGGTGATGGTCGGCGTGCTTGGCTACATGCTGCTGCCCGTGTCGCCGCTGCCGCAGGTGGACTTCCCCGCGATCTCGGTGTCGGCGTCGCTGCCCGGCGCCAGTCCCGAGACGATGGCCTCGAGCATTGCAACTCCGCTCGAGCGGGCACTCGGCACGATCGCCGGCGTCAACCAGATCGATTCGCAGAGCTCGCAGGGCTCGACGCGGATCTTCATCCAGTTCGATCTGGGCAAGAACATCGACACCGCCGCCCGCGAGGTGCAGGCGGCGATCAATGCGTCGCGCTCACTTTTGCCGAGCTCGCTGCCAGGGATGCCGCAGTACCGCAAGATCAACCCCTCGCAGGCGCCGATCATGCTGCTGGCACTGACCTCGAAGACCGCGACCTCAAGCGAACTGTACGACCTCGCGTCGACGGTGCTCGCGCAGAAGGTCGCGCAGGTGATTGGGGTCGGCGACGTCACGGTGGGCGGTGGCTCGCTGCCTGCCGTTCGCGTCGAGTTGCAGCCGCAGGCGCTCACCCAGTACGGCATCTCGCTCGACCAGGTGCGCCAGTCGATCAGCGGTGCGAATCTCCTGCGGCCGAAGGGGATCATCGAGGACGGCGAGCGGCACTGGCAGATCCAGGCCAGCGACCAGCTGACGAAAGCCGCCGACTACCGACCGCTCGTGATTGCCTATCGCGGCGACGCGCCGGTGCGACTGCAGGACGTCGCCAACGTCTACGACGGCATCGAGGACCGCTACAACGCCGGCTACTTCAATAACGAGAATGCCGTGCTGCTCGTGGTCAGCCGGCAGCCCCAGGCCAACATCATCGCCACCGTCGACGGCGTGATGGAGCAGCTGCCCGCCCTGCGCGCGTTCCTGCCGGCCGGCGTGTCGCTCGACGTCGCCAGCGACCGATCGCCCACCATCCGCGCCACGCTGCAGGAGGCACAGCGGACCCTGCTCATCGCCGTGGCCCTCGTCGTCTTCGTCGTGCTGCTGTTCCTGGCGAATTTCCGCGCCGCGATGATCCCGGTCACCGCCGTGCCGGTGGCGCTGGTCGGCAGCTGCGCCGTGATGTACCTGTGGGGCTTCTCGCTCAACAACCTGTCGCTGATGGCGCTGATCGTGGCCACAGGCCTGGTCGTCGACGACGCCATCGTGGTGCTCGAGAACATCTCGCGGCATGTCGAGGAAGGCATGGCGCCGATGGCCGCGGCGCTGCAGGGCGCCAGGGAAGTGGGGTTCACCCTCCTCTCGATGAACCTGTCGCTGGTGGCGGTGTTCGTGTCGATCCTCTTCATGGGCGGTATCGTCGAGCGGCTGTTCCGCGAGTTCTCGATCACGCTGGTGGCGGCGATCCTGATCTCGCTGGTCGTGTCGCTGACGCTCACGCCGATGCTGTGCGCGCGCTGGCTGTCTGCACGCCGGCTGCGCCCGGGGCGCCTGCAGCGGATCAGCGATGCCGTGTTCGGCCGCCTGCGGCGCGGCTATGGCCGTTCGCTCGACTGGGCGTTACACCACGCGCCGATCATCCTGATGCTGTTCATCGGCGTGGCCGCGCTCAACGTCCACCTGTACATGAAGGCGCCCAAGAGCTTCCTGCCGGACCAGGACACAGGTCAGCTGGGCGGCTTCATCCGTGGCGACGACGGCATGTCGTTCCAGATCATGCAGCCGAAGATCGATGCGTTCCGCAAGGCGGTGCTGAAGGATCCGGCGGTCGAAAGCGTGGCCGGGTTCATCGGTGGCGGGCGCGGCATCAACAACGCCCAGATCTTCGTGCGCCTCAAGCCGCTGAAGGAGCGCATGGTCTCGGCGCAGGTGGTGGCCGACCGCATTCGCCGCAATCTTCCGCCGGTTGCCGGCGCGCGGATGTTCCTGAACGTGGACCAGGACATCCGCTTCGGCGGCGGCTTCGGTCGTGGTACCTACTCGTACACGCTGCGCGCCGACGACCTCGGCCTCTTGCGCGTCTGGGGCCAGCGGATCCGCTCGGCATTGTCCCAGTTGCCGGAGGTCACCGGCATCGAGGACGAACTGATCTCCAGCCAGCAGATCACCCTGGACGTGGATCGCGAGGCAGCCCGTCAGCTCGGCATCGAGATGAACACGGTGACCCAGGCGCTCAACAACGCGTTCGGCCAGCGGCAGGTGTCGACGATCTACAACGCGATGAACCAGTACCGCGTCGTGATGGAGGTCGCACCGCGTTTCGCCCAGGGACCCGAAGCCCTCGACGAGGTCTATGTGGTGACCGCGGCCGGCCGCGTCCCCTTGTCGTCGTTCAGCCACTACACACGCAGCACGGCCAACGATCGTGTCAGCCGCAACGATCAGTTCGCGTCGACGAGCATCGGCTTCGAGCTGGCGCCCAACGTCAGCCTGAGCCAGGCCGAGACGGCCATCAACCGCGCCGTCTCGCTGCTTACCATGCCCTCGTCGGTGCAGGGCCGGCTGCAGGGCAACGCCAGCCTGTTCCAGCGCATGCAGGGTAACCAGCCGGTCGCCATCCTCGGCACGCTGCTGGTCGTCTACATCGTGCTCGGCGTGCTCTACGAGAGCTACGTCCACCCGCTCACCATTCTGTCGACGCTGCCGTCGGCGGGTGTGGGCGCGCTGATCGCGCTCCTGCTGCTCAAGACCGACTTCAGCCTCGTCGCGCTGCTGGGGGTGTTCCTGCTGATTGGCGTCGTGATGAAAAACGCGATCCTGATGATCGACGTCGCGCTGCAGATCGAGCGGGAACGAAACGCCACGCCAATCGCGGCGAT includes:
- a CDS encoding efflux RND transporter permease subunit: MSLSSPFIERPVATTLLSLSVVMVGVLGYMLLPVSPLPQVDFPAISVSASLPGASPETMASSIATPLERALGTIAGVNQIDSQSSQGSTRIFIQFDLGKNIDTAAREVQAAINASRSLLPSSLPGMPQYRKINPSQAPIMLLALTSKTATSSELYDLASTVLAQKVAQVIGVGDVTVGGGSLPAVRVELQPQALTQYGISLDQVRQSISGANLLRPKGIIEDGERHWQIQASDQLTKAADYRPLVIAYRGDAPVRLQDVANVYDGIEDRYNAGYFNNENAVLLVVSRQPQANIIATVDGVMEQLPALRAFLPAGVSLDVASDRSPTIRATLQEAQRTLLIAVALVVFVVLLFLANFRAAMIPVTAVPVALVGSCAVMYLWGFSLNNLSLMALIVATGLVVDDAIVVLENISRHVEEGMAPMAAALQGAREVGFTLLSMNLSLVAVFVSILFMGGIVERLFREFSITLVAAILISLVVSLTLTPMLCARWLSARRLRPGRLQRISDAVFGRLRRGYGRSLDWALHHAPIILMLFIGVAALNVHLYMKAPKSFLPDQDTGQLGGFIRGDDGMSFQIMQPKIDAFRKAVLKDPAVESVAGFIGGGRGINNAQIFVRLKPLKERMVSAQVVADRIRRNLPPVAGARMFLNVDQDIRFGGGFGRGTYSYTLRADDLGLLRVWGQRIRSALSQLPEVTGIEDELISSQQITLDVDREAARQLGIEMNTVTQALNNAFGQRQVSTIYNAMNQYRVVMEVAPRFAQGPEALDEVYVVTAAGRVPLSSFSHYTRSTANDRVSRNDQFASTSIGFELAPNVSLSQAETAINRAVSLLTMPSSVQGRLQGNASLFQRMQGNQPVAILGTLLVVYIVLGVLYESYVHPLTILSTLPSAGVGALIALLLLKTDFSLVALLGVFLLIGVVMKNAILMIDVALQIERERNATPIAAIREACLLRLRPILMTTMAALLGALPLMLGEGEGAELRRPLGIAIVGGLAMSQILTLYTTPVVYLYLEEIRTKFSRRRAARRHAPPRPSEDTAQVTSMPAHGQ